In Caldisericota bacterium, a genomic segment contains:
- a CDS encoding rubrerythrin family protein has product MKSTITNLTKAFIGESQARNRYTFYANLAKKEGFEHIAEIFLLTAENEKEHAKWLFRLINDLKKQSGENFDEIKVEAAAPTILEDTVKNLKAAIAGENYEHTEMYPEFADIAEKEGLPEIAQRIRAIAVAEKHHEERYKKLLEEIEGNTIFKKDKKVRWVCKKCGYLHEGEEPPEVCPSCSHPKNYFELQCKGF; this is encoded by the coding sequence ATGAAAAGTACAATTACAAACTTAACAAAAGCATTTATTGGGGAAAGCCAGGCAAGGAATCGTTATACTTTCTATGCAAATCTTGCTAAAAAAGAAGGATTTGAGCATATCGCAGAGATTTTTTTGTTAACAGCTGAAAATGAGAAAGAACACGCTAAGTGGCTGTTTAGATTAATCAATGACCTCAAAAAACAGAGCGGCGAAAACTTCGATGAAATAAAGGTCGAAGCTGCAGCTCCAACAATTTTAGAGGATACTGTTAAAAATCTAAAAGCAGCAATAGCAGGCGAAAACTATGAACATACTGAAATGTATCCTGAGTTTGCAGATATAGCGGAAAAAGAAGGTCTTCCTGAAATTGCGCAACGGATAAGAGCAATTGCTGTTGCAGAAAAGCATCACGAAGAAAGGTATAAAAAATTGCTGGAAGAAATCGAAGGAAATACGATTTTCAAAAAAGATAAAAAAGTCCGCTGGGTATGCAAAAAATGTGGCTATCTGCACGAAGGAGAAGAACCGCCGGAAGTCTGTCCATCCTGCAGTCATCCGAAAAATTATTTTGAGCTTCAATGTAAAGGGTTTTAG
- a CDS encoding flavin reductase: MESDITNLKVLRKICYGLYVISSVRNEKLNGQIANTVFQITSTPATIAVSINKQNLTHEFIKESKVFTVSVLAKETSIKFIGHFGFKSGREIDKFSEVNYKLGVTDAPIVLEYSIAYLEAEVVSTVDVGTHTIFIGKVVDADILNEGEPMTYAYYHTVKKGKSPKTAPTYIEEKNQKEENKMKKYRCTVCGYVYDPKVGDPDSGVNPGTPFEQLPDDWVCPVCGVEKTEFEEE; the protein is encoded by the coding sequence ATGGAGAGCGATATAACAAATTTGAAGGTATTACGTAAAATTTGCTATGGATTGTATGTGATAAGTTCTGTAAGAAATGAAAAGTTAAATGGCCAGATTGCAAATACGGTATTTCAAATCACATCGACCCCCGCAACAATAGCAGTAAGTATAAACAAACAAAACTTAACACACGAATTCATAAAGGAAAGCAAAGTTTTTACAGTTTCAGTTCTCGCAAAAGAAACCTCAATAAAATTTATAGGGCATTTTGGCTTTAAATCGGGAAGAGAAATAGACAAATTCAGCGAGGTTAATTATAAATTGGGAGTCACTGATGCTCCGATAGTTCTGGAATATTCAATAGCCTATCTTGAAGCCGAAGTCGTTAGCACGGTGGATGTAGGTACACACACTATCTTCATTGGAAAGGTAGTTGATGCCGATATATTAAATGAAGGTGAACCTATGACCTATGCATATTATCATACCGTAAAGAAAGGCAAATCACCCAAAACGGCACCAACATATATAGAAGAAAAAAATCAAAAGGAGGAAAATAAAATGAAAAAGTACAGATGCACAGTTTGTGGGTATGTGTACGACCCTAAGGTAGGGGATCCTGACTCTGGAGTTAATCCGGGGACACCGTTTGAGCAACTACCGGATGACTGGGTCTGTCCTGTGTGCGGGGTAGAAAAAACAGAATTTGAGGAAGAGTGA
- a CDS encoding FprA family A-type flavoprotein: protein MPVREIKSDIYSVGAIDWDRKLFDELIPLPDGTSYNSYIVKGSQKTVLIDTVDPAKEKQLIANLEELKIDKIDYIIANHAEQDHSGSIPKILELYPDAKVVTNLKCQKMLMDLLCINDNKFIVINDGETLPLGNKTLQFIFAPWVHWPETMFTYLKENKILFTCDFLGSHFASDKLFVEDETAVYLAAKRYYAEIMMPFRTTIRKNIEKILELEVDIIAPSHGQVYKDPEFIINAYKDWISDEVKNEVVIPYISMHGSTAKMVEYFVNALKDRGIRAKPFNLTETDIGELAIALVDSATVVIGSPTVLVGPHPNVAYAAYLANILRPKLKFASIIG from the coding sequence ATGCCAGTAAGAGAAATTAAATCTGATATTTATAGTGTAGGTGCAATAGATTGGGATAGAAAACTTTTTGATGAGCTTATTCCACTGCCAGACGGAACAAGCTATAACTCTTATATAGTAAAAGGGAGCCAAAAAACAGTACTAATAGACACAGTTGACCCAGCAAAAGAAAAACAACTCATAGCAAATCTTGAGGAGCTAAAAATAGACAAAATAGACTACATTATTGCTAATCATGCAGAGCAAGACCATTCAGGCTCTATCCCGAAGATACTGGAACTTTATCCTGATGCAAAAGTCGTAACCAATCTAAAATGCCAAAAAATGCTTATGGATCTCCTTTGTATTAATGATAACAAATTCATCGTTATAAATGATGGAGAAACTTTGCCACTTGGGAATAAAACTCTTCAATTTATTTTTGCTCCATGGGTTCACTGGCCCGAAACGATGTTTACATATCTTAAAGAAAATAAAATTTTGTTTACCTGCGATTTTCTTGGTTCACATTTTGCATCAGATAAACTTTTTGTTGAAGATGAAACGGCTGTGTACCTCGCGGCAAAGCGCTACTACGCAGAGATTATGATGCCTTTTAGAACTACTATCAGAAAAAACATTGAGAAAATTTTAGAACTTGAAGTTGATATAATCGCACCGAGCCATGGACAAGTTTACAAAGATCCTGAATTTATTATCAATGCCTATAAGGACTGGATATCCGACGAAGTAAAAAACGAAGTCGTTATTCCCTATATTTCAATGCATGGAAGTACCGCTAAAATGGTGGAATACTTTGTAAATGCTCTTAAAGACAGGGGCATAAGGGCGAAACCATTTAATCTGACCGAAACAGATATAGGAGAATTAGCAATTGCCCTGGTAGATAGTGCCACTGTAGTGATTGGCTCGCCTACAGTTTTAGTTGGCCCGCATCCAAATGTTGCTTATGCGGCTTATCTTGCCAACATCCTAAGGCCTAAGTTGAAATTTGCATCAATTATTGGTT